One part of the Synechococcus sp. UW179A genome encodes these proteins:
- a CDS encoding NfeD family protein, translating to MPPVWSPLIWLLVAGVLLIVELMQPSFDGLMFAVLAGLVVSVLTALLPLQVWIQIMLFSLITLLGTLWLSRWSAQRNPRPGRRRLKDDTAEVLATIQPGGEGRVRWHGQSWAASSLDVETPLQAGDRVLVISREGTRLKVLPTPPSP from the coding sequence ATGCCACCTGTTTGGAGTCCTTTGATCTGGTTGCTGGTGGCAGGCGTGCTGCTGATCGTGGAGCTCATGCAACCCAGTTTCGACGGGCTGATGTTCGCCGTCCTGGCAGGTCTTGTCGTGTCTGTGCTGACGGCCTTGCTGCCGCTGCAGGTCTGGATTCAGATCATGCTGTTCAGTCTCATCACCTTGCTGGGAACGCTTTGGCTGAGCCGCTGGTCTGCCCAACGCAATCCAAGACCGGGACGTCGACGCTTAAAGGACGACACAGCCGAGGTGCTTGCCACGATTCAGCCCGGAGGAGAAGGCAGGGTTCGCTGGCATGGTCAAAGCTGGGCGGCCAGCTCACTGGATGTGGAGACTCCCCTTCAGGCTGGAGATCGCGTGCTTGTGATCAGCAGGGAGGGCACCCGGCTCAAGGTTCTGCCGACCCCGCCTTCGCCCTGA
- a CDS encoding DNA recombination-mediator protein A: MSRSLDLPAMDRVDTLAQELALLQDKGARRIAILGSRHVPVVAIHLIELIARSLAQEGHSLVTSGAQGVNAAVIRGVLAVDASKLTVLLPQSLSRQAPEIRDQLESVLHLIEKPEHDDLPLPMASSLCNQDIISRCDQLICLAFHDSETLLASCRNAEDMGKVVSLLFFD, translated from the coding sequence TTGAGCCGATCCCTTGATCTTCCTGCAATGGACAGGGTGGACACCCTTGCGCAGGAATTGGCCTTGCTCCAGGACAAGGGAGCGCGGAGGATTGCCATCCTCGGCAGCCGCCATGTTCCTGTGGTCGCCATCCATCTGATCGAGCTGATCGCCCGATCGCTTGCTCAGGAAGGCCACTCTTTGGTCACCTCAGGCGCGCAGGGGGTCAATGCTGCAGTAATTAGAGGCGTTCTAGCCGTCGATGCCTCCAAGCTCACTGTTCTTTTGCCTCAGAGTCTCAGTCGTCAGGCGCCTGAGATCCGCGATCAGTTGGAGAGTGTTCTACATCTGATCGAAAAGCCTGAGCACGACGATCTGCCTTTGCCAATGGCAAGCAGCCTCTGTAATCAGGACATCATTAGCCGTTGTGATCAACTGATCTGCCTGGCCTTCCATGACAGCGAAACACTTCTTGCCAGCTGTCGGAATGCCGAGGATATGGGGAAGGTCGTCAGTCTGCTGTTTTTCGATTGA